One Vicia villosa cultivar HV-30 ecotype Madison, WI linkage group LG5, Vvil1.0, whole genome shotgun sequence genomic window, GGAGTAGTGAGGGAGATGCTCCTACTTGTAttgtgtgcttcaagtgtggcaaagTTGGTCATAAGAGTAATGTGTGTACTTTTGATGCCAAAAGGTGTTTTCGTTGTGGTCAGCTTGGACATGCGGCTGCTGAGTGCAAGCATAAGCCGATGGTttgcttcaactgtggtgaagaagggcaCATTGGTAGTCAGTGTCAAaaaccaaagaaggagcaagctggtggaaaggtgtttgccttgtcgggaactcagacTACTAGTGAGGACGAACTcatcagaggtacatgtttcattaatagcactcctttaattactattattgatactagTGCTACTAATTGCTTTATCGTTGctgattgtgttgaaagattgggtcttaAGTTGTCATCTATGAATGGAGATATGGTCGTCGATACACCAGCTAAGGGAACAATGactacttctcttgtgtgtttaAAGTGTCCCTTATCGATTTTCGACAGAGACTTTGTTATTGATCTTGTTTGTTTTCCGTCAGGAGGATTGGATGTGATCTTAGGTACGAACTGGTTAGAGTATAATCATATTCATATTAATTGTTATGATAAGTCGGTGAGATTCTCTGCTCCTGAAGAGGAAGGTGTTGAATTGTTGTATGCTAGACAGTTGCGCCTGTTAATGAAGAAAGAAGTGCAAGTGTTCGCGTTGATGGCATTGTTGTCTATTGAGAATCAAGCTATAATAGATGAGTTGCAGGTGGTGCGGGAacttcctgaagttttccctgatgaaattcatGATGTACCGCCAGAGAGAGAAGTTGAATTTTCTATTGATCTTGTACCCGGTACCAGACCTGTGTTTATGGCACCATACAAAATGTCTACATCAAAATTGTCAGAATTGAAGAAGCAACtagaagagttacttgagaagaagtttgtcagaccattgtgtcaccgtggggagctctagtgttgttagtaaagaagaaagatggaagtatgagactttgtattgattacatgAAGTTGAATAAGGTAACGATCAAGAATAAGTATTCGCTTCAAAGAATAAATGACTTGATGGATTATTGGTTGGTGCTCGCCtctttagtaagattgatctgaggtcgggttaccatcagaataaagtgaaagatgaggatatgcagaagacggctttcaggacatgttatggacattatgagtatttggtaatgcccttcggtgttactaatTCTCCGGGAGTATCTATGGAGTACATGAACTGTATTTTTCATGATTATCCAGATCggtttgtggtggtgttcattgatgatatcttGATTTACCCTAAGTCAGAAACAGAGCATGTTGAACATTTGAAATTGGTGTTCCAagttttgaaagagaagaagttgtatgcgaagTTATCCAAGTGTCAATTTTGGTTGAAAGAAGTCAGTTTCCTTGGCCATGTTATTTCAGGTGATGACATAGTTGTGGATCCATCTAAAGTAGATGTTGTGTTGCAATGGGAAACCCTaaagtcggctaccgagattaGAAGCTTTTTGGGATTATTCGGTTATTTTAGAAGGTTTATAGAAGGTTTTTCTAAGTTGGAACTTATGTcgactaagttgacttgtaagggtaaggcttttgTGTGGGACATTCAATATGAAGAAAGTTTTACctagttgaagaaaagattgacatCGGctccgattttgatattgcttaaTCTGGAAGAAtcttttgtggtatattgtgatgcttctaagatgggtttaggaggtgtgcttaTGCAGAATGATAAAGTTGTTTATGCGTcaagacagttgagagttcatgagaagaactatcctacacatgatttAGAACTTGCTACAATTGTGTTTGTACTGAAGATTaggaggcattatctttatggttctagatttgaagtatttagcgaccataagagtttaaagtatttgtttaATCAGAAGGAACTGAATATGAGACATCGAACGTGGTTGGAATTGTTGAAagactatgatttcggtttgaattatcatcgAGGAAAAGCTAATATTGTGGTCGATGCTTTAAGCCGAAATACTTTGCATATGTTGGCAATATGGTTAAGGAATTGGAATTAATTGGGCAATtccgagatatgagtttggtctGTGAGGTGACACAGAAGAGCGTCGGGTTGGGTATGCTAAAGATTAATAATGATTTTCTGGATTGTATCAAAGAAGCTCAGAAGTTAGATGTGAAGTTGGTAGATTCAATGGTTGGAATCAATCAGTTTGAGAATAATGACTTTAAGTTGGATGCGCAAGGTGTATTGAGATTCCGTAATCGAATTTGCATTCCCGATGATGTGGAGATTAAGAGAGcgattcttgaggaaggtcacagaagtaatttgagtattcatccaggaactactaaaatgtaccaagatttgaataatttgttttggtggcctcgAATGAAGCGTGATATAgcacagtttgtgtatgcatgtttgacttatTAGAAATCgaaagttgaacatcagaagcctgcagggttgatgcaaccgttagaagttccgGAATGGAAATGGGAGAGCATTTCAATGAACTTTGTGACGGGTTTACCGAATACTTCAAGAGGAAATGATTCCATTTGGGTCGTTGGTAGGCTTACAAAGTCGGCTcattttattcctattaacatcccTTATCTAGTTTCAAAGTTGGCGGAGATTTATACCAGTGTGATTGttaagttgcatggtgttccttatGTAttatttcggatagagatccgatgcttacttctgatttttggaagagtttgcaaggaGCActggttctaagttgaggttaagttcggcgtatcatcctcaaacagatggtcagacggagaggactattcagtcattggaggatttgttgagagcctGTTTTCTTGAGCAGGGGGTtcatgggatacttatcttccctTAATCGAGTtcacttacaacaatagttaccattctagtattggaatggcaccttttgaagcgttgtatggtcggaggtgtaggactccattgtgttggcatgaatctggagagagtgtagtacttggaccagaaattgttcgAGAGACTATTGAGGAAAGATTTGTAATTCCAGGCGAGTGATCATGTGTTTTTAAGAGTCACGCCGGTGACCGGTGTGGGGCGAGCGTTGAAGTCTAAGAAGCCCACTCCTtgttttattggtccgtatcaAATTTTAGACAAGGTGGGAAATGTGGTGTATAGAGTGGCGTTACCGCCGAATCTTTTGAATttacatgatgtgtttcatgtgtcgcacCTCTCGAAGTATATTTCTGATCCATCTCTTGTGATTCACATGGATGATGTGGAAGTACGGGATAATCTCACTGTGGAGACTATGTCGGTGACCGATGTGGGGCGAGCATTGAAGTCTAAGAggctcactcctcgttttattggtccgtatcaTATTTCAGACAAGGTGGGAAATATGGTGTATAGAGTGGCGTTACCGCCGAATCTTTCGAATTTacatgacgtgtttcatgtgtcgcaactccggaagtatatttctgatccatctcatgtgattcaCATGTAT contains:
- the LOC131604977 gene encoding uncharacterized protein LOC131604977, with product MAGGNDAAIVPALEAMAQAMQNQPNVNENAGSRSLATFQKGNPPTFKVKADDWWLETRQRLEAAGGEITWVVFHREFLREYYPEDVRGKKEIEFLELKQGNKSVVEYVAKFVEFAKFYPHCSEATAEFSKCIKFQNGLHSEIKKAVSYQKICVFADLVDYCRIYEEDSNAHYKMVRERRGKSQQNRGKPYDSPAGKGKQKATEGKRSSEGDAPTCIVCFKCGKVGHKSNVCTFDAKRCFRCGQLGHAAAECKHKPMVCFNCGEEGATNCFIVADCVERLGLKLSSMNGDMVVDTPAKGTMTTSLVCLKCPLSIFDRDFVIDLVCFPSGGLDVILGTNWLEYNHIHINCYDKSVRFSAPEEEGVELLYARQLRLLMKKEVQVFALMALLSIENQAIIDELQVVRELPEVFPDEIHDVPPEREVEFSIDLVPDRFVVVFIDDILIYPKSETEHVEHLKLVFQVLKEKKLYAKLSKCQFWLKEVSFLGHVISGDDIVVDPSKVDVVLQWETLKSATEIRSFLGLFGYFRRFIEGFSKLELMSTKLTCKGKAFVWDIQYEESFT